In the Salvia miltiorrhiza cultivar Shanhuang (shh) chromosome 8, IMPLAD_Smil_shh, whole genome shotgun sequence genome, GATCAGCCTGTAGCACTTATCCACTTCCTTCTGTTCAAAATCAGCAAACCCCATTTCATTTCCGTAACTTGTTCAATTATTGCAAACAATATTATAAACAAATAACACAATTTTCAATATACTATACTATTTTCCGAGAACACAAATACTCTTCCATTAAACCAACTCCATCTCCATACTATTTATTGATCCACACTAACGAGGGCAAAACagtcacaattttaaaaatgaaaatatgtttGCCTTAAATACCCTTAGTAAAagtttaggattttaaaaataataaatttaaattttctccttttcaaattaaaataaattatcatttttaaaaaaatttaaatatgggtactcatttcgtggacggacgaaaaaggaaatatgggtactcatttcgtggacggagggagtaaaagatAAGAGTGTCTTTTTAggttaaaaatcaaatatttaatatttgatCCAGATCAAATTAATGTAAACAGtatcatcaatttatttatacaataatgttatttggacaaaatttgtccggagaAAATATggttaaatactttataaaataaatttatttaaaaattttggttcaaaataaaataggatttagctagttttattgttttctttatattgtaatttttttttaattttttgataacctttttagttattattatttttaaagtacacaaactacaaataaaataacaaaaaataaaaaaattgttaaaaaattacgaaaaaactacaatatggagaaaacaataaaactaactaaatccttttaaatttgaatcaaaatttataaataaatcgattattaaaaatttgtaaccttatttttgtccggacaaattttgtccaaataccACTACTCCTATTTATATTTGAAAAGACACATTACTGATTACTTAATAAAAAGACTCGATAAAGTATCAAACAGTAGTACAACAAAACGCATCCACGTGCATGAAGAAAAGTCAAATTCCAAAATTACTATTCTTTCAAAAGAAAAAGGAGTTAAAAAACAATAATCTCTCTTCAAGTTTTCCCAATAAACTATGCAGATTgttttttaatgaaaaagtaATAAATGAGCCTAAATAGAATAGAAAAATGATCTGGCAAGAGGGGAAATTATTGTGACTTCCACAACAAAATGacagattaattaattaaaccacCAACCTTACTGATTTTGAGCACATCCAACATCATCTTCTCACACTCAATCGCATTGCCGCAGTATTGAACTTGATGGACAACGTGAAGCATCGTCGCAGTCGCCAAAACAGATGGATAATAACCTACAAGCCTTGAATCTATagacaaaataattaattaagcaatCAAAATCACAcgcgcatatatatatatatatatatatatatatatatatatacagagagagagagagagtcaccGGAGATGGCGGAAAGGATGGTGTTTTCACAACTTGTGAGAAACTCCAAATGAATTACGCAGCTCTTCTTCAATCCAAGTCGTCTTACAAAATGATCAATAAAGGAAAGAGGGGTGACTGGATTCATCCTCCAATTTAATGCAGAAAGAATCAATAGCTCCATTCTTTTAATGGTTTTCGCCTCGAACAAATATTTCGCATCCTCCACCTACAACAAAATTGATCTCATTATAATTTCAacaagaattaagaaaaataaaatcaaccTGCAGATACATACTTGAAGGTCTACGAGAAGTGGAACATGAGTTTCTTCCATTTTTGCGGCCAAAGAGAGGCAAGCGACAGCAACGAGCTGCATCAACCACGGCCGCTTCTCATCTTTCTCCAAACTCAAATAATCGAGTAAGAATCTGTCGACGAAATTGACAGCGAGAACGGCGGCGGACGCCGAGAATCCATGACGCGAACTGATTGTAAGAACGAATTCAACAGCTTGCTTTCTAGCAGCGCAAAAGAATGAAGAAATAGAAAAGCGCGTTGATTCGAGAGATGTCTCCCTCTCCTTCCTCAGAAGAGATTCAATTTCTTCATCATCGTATTCAAATACCAGCGAATGATTATTATCGTTTAAGGTGATTTCACTtttactttcttcttcttcacatttttcttcttctttttcttcttcacaGTAAAGCGTGTCAAGAAGCAAAGATTTTCGTGCATTGTTGTGGTCCACAGCCATGCTCACAAGGGCTGTTTCTTTTCGTTTATACagtgaaagaagaaaaaagtaaAGCAAGCTCcattctctccctctctctctctctctcaacctcAATGGACACTGCAGTTCTTGAGAAGAGAGATAAAAGTAGGAGATTTTATCATAGGGCATCACGCTTATTTAAGTGGATGGATGTATATTTATTAACGTATTTAGTAAATGATGTTTGTATAATGGCTTTgctattttaaattaatgaaaataaatgGTATACACAAAGTTGGTGGACGTGTAAGCTTATATCTCATATtgggaaaaaaaattgtaataaatACATGATAATAAGCGTGGTGACACAATATAAATGAGCAATCTAACCtgagaattttttatttatcctaCTCGAGAATCAAAAAAATTAACAGAATAATTAGAGTTCATTGAATATCGATCGTTGCATCTCGAAGGTGAGTGGCGCAAAAGAATGTCGTACAGTTAATATAAAGCGTCAACTCTTTGtcaatatattttgtaattttcgTAATTTATTGATAATTTGGTTTTTGAGCGTGCGTGAGGAGTGCGTGCGTGTGGGTGATGGCGGGAGAATGTGGAGGCAGGCCCGCGAAAACAACCTCCCATCGCATCCAAACAAGCGTTAAGACCATATATTTTTCACCCCATATGTAAACCACATGATGATGTGATATACTAATATCCATGTCACATACTTGTCTTTTACCTTTAT is a window encoding:
- the LOC131000863 gene encoding cyclin-D3-1-like isoform X2; translation: MPYDKISYFYLSSQELQCPLRLRERERGREWSLLYFFLLSLYKRKETALVSMAVDHNNARKSLLLDTLYCEEEKEEEKCEEEESKSEITLNDNNHSLVFEYDDEEIESLLRKERETSLESTRFSISSFFCAARKQAVEFVLTISSRHGFSASAAVLAVNFVDRFLLDYLSLEKDEKRPWLMQLVAVACLSLAAKMEETHVPLLVDLQVEDAKYLFEAKTIKRMELLILSALNWRMNPVTPLSFIDHFVRRLGLKKSCVIHLEFLTSCENTILSAISDSRLVGYYPSVLATATMLHVVHQVQYCGNAIECEKMMLDVLKISKEVDKCYRLILDVVSSKKKCSKCELSGSSWSDVIINEEASQPNLKKHKI
- the LOC131000863 gene encoding cyclin-D3-1-like isoform X1 gives rise to the protein MPYDKISYFYLSSQELQCPLRLRERERGREWSLLYFFLLSLYKRKETALVSMAVDHNNARKSLLLDTLYCEEEKEEEKCEEEESKSEITLNDNNHSLVFEYDDEEIESLLRKERETSLESTRFSISSFFCAARKQAVEFVLTISSRHGFSASAAVLAVNFVDRFLLDYLSLEKDEKRPWLMQLVAVACLSLAAKMEETHVPLLVDLQVEDAKYLFEAKTIKRMELLILSALNWRMNPVTPLSFIDHFVRRLGLKKSCVIHLEFLTSCENTILSAISDSRLVGYYPSVLATATMLHVVHQVQYCGNAIECEKMMLDVLKISKKEVDKCYRLILDVVSSKKKCSKCELSGSSWSDVIINEEASQPNLKKHKI